A single Armatimonadia bacterium DNA region contains:
- a CDS encoding ribonuclease J → MSNLPDAPSSLRVIPLGGVGVMGKNMMVLEQRGELLIVDCGLMFPNEDTPGVDLVIPDLTYVLDNAERVAGVVLTHGHEDHIGGLPFLLEQMPALVWGTPLTLGLLENRLSEFEPSAGTELIPVSAGDTVQVGSFTVDFFRVNHSVRDGVGLGIHTDQGLVVHTGDFKFDQTPVDGIHTDFQALAQFGLEEPLALLSDCTNVERPGFAGSELEVGQRFEELFAQAKGRIIVTCFASHIARIEQVFKYSEKVGRKVAIAGRSMVRNARVARELGYLSVPEGTEVPLEVASEMPPEQVTIIAAGSQGEPFSALARMAVGEHRWIEAGEGDTVIISASAIPGNESMILRNIDNLFRNGAHVIYGRDEGVHVSGHGNREELRLMLSLTHPQYAVPIHGDYRHLVLYKDLAEEMGIPEERVLIMELGMAYEFKNGQVRQVSGIPSGAVNVDGLGVGDVGDVVISDRQALAEEGIVLPVLALDATTHEIVGGPDIYSRGFVYMNESEDLIADLKETVLSIYDKQAAEGPIDPERLYDRLRSGIGKRVDQLTGRRPMVVPVILPIGEEAPREMDSDAFLP, encoded by the coding sequence ATGAGTAACCTACCAGATGCACCGTCGTCGTTGCGCGTCATTCCCTTGGGCGGAGTTGGGGTGATGGGCAAGAACATGATGGTCCTCGAACAGCGCGGCGAGCTACTGATCGTCGACTGCGGCCTCATGTTCCCCAACGAGGATACCCCCGGGGTAGACCTTGTGATTCCCGACCTGACCTATGTGCTCGACAACGCCGAGCGAGTTGCCGGGGTCGTGCTGACCCACGGGCATGAAGACCACATCGGCGGCCTGCCCTTCCTGCTGGAGCAGATGCCTGCCCTGGTGTGGGGGACTCCGCTGACGCTGGGCCTGCTGGAGAACCGGCTCTCTGAGTTCGAGCCGTCAGCCGGCACTGAACTGATTCCCGTCTCGGCCGGCGACACCGTGCAGGTCGGGAGCTTCACGGTCGACTTCTTCCGGGTCAACCACTCGGTGCGCGACGGCGTTGGTCTGGGCATCCACACCGACCAGGGCCTCGTGGTCCACACCGGTGACTTCAAGTTCGACCAGACCCCGGTCGACGGGATACACACCGACTTCCAGGCACTGGCACAGTTCGGCCTCGAGGAGCCCCTGGCGCTGTTGTCCGACTGCACCAACGTGGAGAGACCGGGCTTCGCCGGTTCGGAGTTGGAGGTGGGGCAGAGGTTCGAGGAACTATTCGCCCAGGCCAAAGGTCGTATCATCGTTACCTGCTTTGCTTCGCACATCGCCCGGATCGAGCAGGTCTTCAAGTACTCAGAGAAGGTTGGCCGCAAGGTCGCCATCGCTGGGCGCAGCATGGTGCGGAATGCTCGCGTGGCTCGCGAACTGGGGTATCTGTCGGTGCCCGAGGGCACCGAGGTGCCGCTGGAGGTCGCCTCGGAGATGCCACCCGAGCAGGTAACGATTATCGCTGCCGGTAGCCAGGGCGAACCCTTCTCGGCTCTTGCGCGCATGGCGGTTGGCGAGCATCGTTGGATTGAGGCCGGCGAGGGCGACACGGTCATCATCTCGGCCAGCGCGATTCCCGGCAACGAGAGCATGATCCTGCGCAACATCGACAACCTGTTCCGCAATGGCGCGCACGTGATCTACGGTCGCGACGAAGGGGTTCACGTCTCCGGTCACGGCAACCGCGAGGAACTGCGGCTGATGCTGAGCCTGACGCACCCGCAGTATGCTGTGCCGATCCACGGCGACTACCGTCATCTGGTGCTGTACAAGGACCTCGCCGAGGAAATGGGCATACCCGAGGAACGCGTGCTCATCATGGAACTGGGGATGGCCTACGAGTTCAAGAACGGCCAGGTGCGACAGGTCAGCGGTATCCCCAGTGGCGCAGTCAACGTCGATGGTCTCGGCGTGGGCGATGTCGGCGATGTGGTGATCTCCGATCGACAGGCCCTTGCCGAGGAGGGCATAGTGCTGCCCGTGCTGGCTCTCGATGCCACGACCCATGAGATCGTGGGCGGGCCGGACATCTACTCGCGCGGCTTCGTGTACATGAATGAGTCGGAGGACCTCATCGCCGACCTCAAGGAGACCGTGCTGTCGATCTATGACAAGCAGGCCGCCGAGGGCCCGATTGACCCCGAGCGGCTGTACGACAGACTACGCTCAGGCATTGGAAAGCGCGTCGACCAGCTCACCGGAAGGCGCCCGATGGTCGTCCCGGTCATCCTCCCGATCGGTGAGGAGGCGCCGCGGGAGATGGACAGCGACGCCTTCCTGCCATGA
- a CDS encoding Ig-like domain-containing protein, which yields MVRKASHLRTIAVLIGTTITCLLLTLLAGCGGGGDGQVPTELTISPDTFTARVGDLVPMKAYATYEGGAVREVTSKVTWGSDVQQVATVSASGSLRALAAGSTAITAVLGKLTSKAAAVTVQDVPTLPTAAYLPLKAGNQWEYTGTEVNPLSVKASAVTITLTMTVSQQLVRDGEVWWQVLAKTSDPQSTPVRMYLRHDAAGLRSSETAGHPAVNLMATPLQAGNSWVHPEDSRRSYVIESTTETVTVPAGTYTNCVKVVETDTGYTPESLISVWYKDGVGIVQEQVYAGTTLESEQKLVRMHVN from the coding sequence ATGGTTCGAAAGGCATCACACCTGCGCACCATCGCAGTCCTGATCGGGACCACCATCACCTGCCTGCTGCTGACGCTCCTCGCAGGCTGTGGCGGTGGTGGCGACGGACAGGTACCCACAGAACTGACCATCAGCCCGGATACCTTCACAGCCCGAGTGGGTGACCTTGTGCCGATGAAGGCCTATGCAACCTACGAGGGCGGGGCTGTTCGCGAGGTGACGTCCAAAGTCACCTGGGGCAGCGATGTGCAGCAGGTCGCGACAGTAAGCGCCTCGGGGAGCCTGCGGGCACTGGCAGCCGGCAGCACTGCGATCACTGCTGTCCTGGGCAAGCTCACGAGCAAGGCGGCTGCGGTCACCGTGCAGGACGTGCCAACGCTGCCGACCGCCGCCTATCTGCCCCTCAAGGCGGGCAACCAGTGGGAGTACACCGGCACCGAGGTCAACCCGCTCAGCGTGAAAGCGTCGGCGGTGACGATCACGCTGACGATGACGGTTTCACAGCAGTTGGTTCGCGATGGCGAGGTCTGGTGGCAGGTGCTGGCCAAGACGAGTGACCCGCAGAGCACACCGGTGCGAATGTACCTGCGCCACGATGCCGCCGGGCTGAGGTCGAGCGAGACGGCTGGTCACCCGGCAGTCAACCTCATGGCTACTCCGCTGCAGGCGGGCAACTCCTGGGTGCATCCCGAGGACTCGCGTCGCTCCTATGTGATCGAGAGCACCACGGAGACGGTGACCGTGCCCGCCGGCACCTACACGAACTGCGTGAAGGTCGTCGAGACGGACACCGGCTACACACCCGAGAGCCTCATCTCGGTCTGGTACAAGGATGGTGTGGGCATCGTGCAGGAGCAGGTCTACGCCGGCACGACCCTCGAGAGTGAGCAGAAGCTCGTGCGAATGCACGTCAACTAG
- a CDS encoding alpha-ketoacid dehydrogenase subunit beta — MAELFYSHAIRQALEEEMARDERVILMGEDIAGYGGAFKLTAGMADKYGADRVRNTPISEGGFVGVAVGAALTGLRPVVEIMFMDFLTLAMDQLANHAAKLRYQFGEQARVPMVLRTPAGAGRGYGPTHSQSLEKWLVATPGLIVVAPSTAEDAKGLLKSAIRCDDPVVFIESKILYGRRGEVPEGDYTVPLGEAKVVRHGEDVTIVAYSRMTEEALKAAEALAKYDIAAEVIDLRTLAPMDTDTVAASVEKTGRVVVAEEGHMTGGIAAEVVARIVESCFDYLQAPPTRIAAMDIPVPASPVLERAATPDWEDIGRAAAELVQKY, encoded by the coding sequence ATGGCTGAACTCTTCTACTCACATGCGATCCGCCAGGCCCTTGAGGAGGAGATGGCGCGCGACGAGCGCGTCATCCTGATGGGCGAGGACATCGCCGGCTACGGCGGGGCCTTCAAGCTCACCGCAGGGATGGCGGACAAGTACGGCGCCGACCGTGTCCGCAACACTCCCATTTCTGAGGGAGGCTTTGTGGGTGTCGCCGTCGGCGCCGCCCTCACGGGTCTGCGGCCGGTCGTCGAGATCATGTTCATGGACTTCCTGACCCTGGCCATGGACCAGCTCGCGAACCATGCGGCGAAGCTCCGCTACCAGTTCGGCGAGCAGGCCCGTGTGCCGATGGTGCTGCGGACGCCTGCGGGAGCCGGCAGGGGCTACGGACCGACGCACTCGCAGTCACTCGAGAAGTGGCTGGTGGCAACGCCCGGACTGATCGTCGTGGCGCCTTCCACTGCCGAAGATGCGAAGGGCCTGCTCAAGAGCGCGATCCGCTGCGACGACCCGGTGGTGTTCATCGAGAGCAAGATCCTCTACGGTCGGCGTGGGGAGGTCCCGGAGGGTGACTACACGGTGCCTCTGGGAGAGGCGAAGGTCGTCCGTCACGGGGAGGATGTCACCATCGTCGCCTACTCGCGCATGACTGAGGAGGCACTGAAGGCCGCCGAGGCCCTCGCCAAGTACGACATCGCCGCTGAGGTCATCGACCTGCGCACCCTGGCCCCCATGGACACCGACACGGTGGCAGCCTCAGTGGAGAAGACCGGTCGCGTGGTGGTTGCTGAGGAGGGGCACATGACCGGAGGCATCGCTGCCGAGGTCGTGGCGAGGATCGTGGAGTCCTGCTTCGACTACCTGCAGGCTCCGCCGACGCGGATCGCAGCCATGGACATCCCGGTGCCGGCCAGTCCGGTCCTGGAGCGAGCTGCGACCCCCGACTGGGAGGATATCGGTCGAGCGGCTGCCGAACTGGTGCAGAAGTACTGA